The following coding sequences are from one Methyloceanibacter stevinii window:
- a CDS encoding carbohydrate-binding protein, translating to MTAPALVHYGTNGWRNIHDVETEDTLLGVHVAKLPTEGLNPGDTVEFTLYWPESGSWEGQNFQITVEGEAALVPA from the coding sequence GTGACCGCTCCGGCCTTGGTCCACTACGGCACCAACGGTTGGCGCAATATCCATGACGTCGAGACCGAGGACACGCTGCTCGGCGTCCATGTGGCGAAGCTGCCCACGGAGGGTCTGAATCCCGGCGACACGGTCGAATTCACCCTCTACTGGCCCGAAAGCGGGAGCTGGGAGGGGCAGAACTTCCAGATCACGGTCGAAGGGGAGGCCGCCCTGGTCCCCGCTTAA